The DNA window CGGTCCACTCGGTGCCTTCGTCGTCCATGCGCCGCATCATGCCGATGATGGTGAAATCCTGTTTGTTGATATTGGCCGTGGCGCCCAGATCGAGCGTCGGCCGCGCGGCGGTCACGCGTTCGCCCGCCGCCAGCACCGTCGCCTCGGTGCCCGCCGCGTCGATTTGCGTCTGGCACGCCGGGCAGACCAGGGTGGTCGTCACGCCCGGCAGATATTTGATGCCGCTGCCGCAGGAGGGGCAATCGAGCGCATCGAGCTTGCCGCGATAACGGCCGGCGGAGCGATGGATGGTCTCGTCGTCGCGCAGCAGCTGCATGCGCAGGCTGTCGAGCGTGACCGCCGTGCCGGTGTAGATGATCGGGCGTGGCGAATCCGAGTAATCGAGGGTGATGAACTCCGTGCCGCGCCGGAAGTCGGCGACCTTGCTCTGATAGCCTTCGCCCACCTTGAACGGCAGCTCGCCCTGGCCGCCGATGCAATCGGCCACACGGATCTCGGCGGCGATATACGGCGCGCCGTTGATGCCGTAACTGGCGCCGGCGCGCAGGCGTTCGAACTCCGGCACGTTGATCTCGTGCGGCGTGATGCCGTTGCCTTTGTACTCGGCGGTGATGGTGTACAGGCCGGACGAGTCGCCCAGCCACGAGGTGGCGCCGTCGTCGAACAGCAAATACCACTCGTTCCACATGCCGGCCGAATAGCGCAGCTGGATGCGGCCGACGACGCTGAACTGCCGCTGACCGAGAACGCCGGCGGCGCCGATCTGGATCGGCGAATAGTCCTCCAGCACGGAGGACATCTTGCCAAGGTCCTTGACCGAGTCGGCGTCTTTGAGCACGCTGGTGCCGCAATATTCGCAGACGGCCATGACCGAGGCGTGCGAGCGGAATTTGACTTCCGCGCCGCAGCTGGGACAGGAAACGATTTGCATGTGTCCTTATCAGCCGATCAGTTTTTTGAGCAGTTCGGCCTTGGTGCTGTCGTAGTCGGCGGCCGAGATCAGGCCTTTGTCGAGCAGTCCTTTGAGCTTTTCCAGCCGGTTTTCGATGGAGTCCTCGGCCGGCGCAGTGGGTGCCGAAGGTGCCGCAGGCGCCGCTGCGCCCGCCATGGCCTGTCCCATCATCTGGCCGACCGTCATGCCGGCGCCCAGGCCGGCGCCGATGCCCGCCAGGCCGCCTTCGTTCGACGCCGCCATCGGGATCGCGCTGGCCACCTGGTAGCGGGTGAAGCCGGCCATTTTGTCGGCGCTCATGCCGCCCTTCATGCCGGCGGAGATGCGCTCGTCCAGCGCGGCCTGCAGTTCCTCCGGCAGGCTGACGCTGGCGACGTTGAATTCATCGAGCCCGATGCCGTAGCGGCCGAACGCGGTGGACAGGTCGCCCTTGACCTGCTGCGCCATCAGCGCCTGGTTGGCCGCCATGTCGAGGAACGGCACCTGCGCGCCGCCCAGGGAGCTGGCCATGGTCGCCATCAGGATGCCGCGCAGCTGCTCCTCCACCTCGTCGCGGGTGTAGACCTCGCGCGTGCCGCTGATCTCCTTGAAGAACAGGCGCGGATCGGTCACGCGGTACGAGAACATGCCGAAGGCGCGCACGCGCACCATGTCGAAGTCCTTGTCGCGGATCGTGATCGGTTGCGGCGTGCCCCATTTACGGCCGGTCTGCACCCGGGTGCTGAAAAAATAGACATCCGACTTGAACGGCGAGTCGAACAGCTTGTCCCAGTTTTTCAGGTTGGTCAGGATCGGCAAGGTTTGCGTGGTCAGCTTGTGGGTGCCGGGGCCGAAGACGTCCGCCACCTGGCCCTCGTTGACGAACACCGCCATCTGCGACTCGCGCACCACCAGCACGCCGCCGTTCTGGATCTCGAAATCCTGCATCGGATAGCGCCAGGCCAGTACGCCGTCGACTTCCTCGTTCCACTGCAGTACGTCGATAAACTGCTTCTTGATAAAGCTGCCGATGCCCATGATGGTCCTCGCTTTGGTTTGGCTAAATTAGGAAATGCAGGCGCCGTTGATGACGCCGATGGAAATGGAGATCGCGCCCAGCAGGCCGCCGAAGGCGGTGTTGTTCGCCTCGATCTGGTCCTTCGACATGTTCAGCACCCGCGTCGTGATGGCATACGCCAGCACCTGCACCAGCATCGCGCCGAAGGCCCAGGCGAAGAACTCCTGGTAATTCGCAGTATGCATCAGCGCCGAACCGACGGTGATTGAAAAACCAATCAACGCGCCGCCCAGCGATAGCGCCGCCGCCTGGTTGCCCTGGCGGATCAGCAGCACCTCGTTGGCCGGCGTCGTGCGCGTGTAGACGACGAAAAAGACGGCCAGCAGCACGGCGGCCAGTAATAGGTGAATCAGATAGTTTAGGATGGCGGGCACGGCGCGCTCTCAGTGGGGTAAAGTGTTGAACCTTGTGGTTAAGTTACTAACGCTGAAGCATATTAGTGCAAAAGAGCCAAATGAACAAAAAGATTCTTATATTGTCCGTGTTTGTGGTCGCTTCCTGCGGCCTTGCGTACGAGTTAATCGCTGGCGCCCTGTCCAGCTACCTGCTGGGCGATTCCATCCTGCAGTTCTCCACGGTGATTGGCTGCTACCTGTTCGCGATGGGCGTCGGCGCCCACTTTTCCAAGTATGTGCTCGATGAGGATGTGCTGGCGCGCTTTGTCGATATCGAACTGGCGGTCGGCCTGGTCGGCGGCCTGTCGGCGGCCATTCTGTTCCTGACGTTTTCGTGGATGGCGGCGCCGTTCCGCACCATGCTGTACGTGATGGTGTTCCTGATCGGCGCCTTCGTCGGCATGGAAGTGCCGCTGGTGATGCGCGCGCTGAACGCGCGCCAGACCGGTTTCAGCGAAATCGTCAGCAAGGTGCTGACCTTCGATTATCTGGGCGCGCTGGCCGTGTCGCTGCTGTTCCCGCTGGTGCTGGCGCCGACCCTGGGCTTGGTGCGCACCGGTTTTTTGTTCGGGATGCTCAACGTCGGCGTCGCCCTGTGGACAATTCGCGTGTTCCGCGCGGAGCTCAAGAACGTCACCGGCCGCATGCTGCGCGCGTCGGCGGTGATGTTCGTGCTGGTGGCCGGCTTCGCGTCGGCCGACAAGCTCACTTACTGGGGCGAGCATGGCCTGTTCGGCGACGAAATCGTCTTCGCCACCACCACGCCTTACCAGCGGCTGGTCGTCACGCGCTGGAAGGACGATCTGCGCCTGTACATCAACGGCAACCTGCAGTTCTCGTCGCGCGACGAGTACCGGTATCACGAGGCGCTGGTGCATCCGGTGCTGCAGCCCTTGCCATGGGCGAAAAGGGTGCTGGTGCTGGGCGGCGGCGACGGCCTGGCGCTGCGCGAGATCCTGCGCTACAAGAACATCGAGCATGTGACGCTGGTCGACCTGGACCCGGCGATGACGGGCGCCTTCACCAACCGCCCGGAGCTGGTCAGGCTCAATGGCGGCTCGTTCAGCGATAAGCGGGTACGCGTGGTCAACGCCGACGCGGCCCTCTGGCTGCGCGAGAACGATGACATGTTCGACGCCATCATCGTCGACTTCCCCGATCCGTCCAGTTTCGCGCTCGGCAAGCTGTACTCGGTGCCGTTCTACGGCATGGTGCGCAAGCACCTGGCGGCCAACGGCTTGATGACCGTGCAATCGACGTCGCCGTTCTTCGCGCCGCACGCCTACTGGACCATCGACGCCACCTTGCGCGAAGTCGGCATGAAGACCTATCCCTACCACGCCTACGTGCCGTCATTCGGCGAATGGGGCTTCATACTCGCCACGCCACAGGCGCAGTACACGCCGCCCGCCGAGTACCGTTTGCCGATGCGCTACCTGAATGCCGACACCACGCGCGAGATGTTCATCTTCCCGCCCGATATGAAGCGCCTGCCGATGGAGCCCAACCGGCTCAATACGCAGTCGCTGGTGCACGAGTTCGAGCAGGATTGGCGTCGGGTGATACGCTGATGCTGCGCCGATCCTTTCTGGTGTGGGCCGGCGCCACCGGCGTGGCGGCGGCGGGTACCGTGGCGGCCTTCCAGCGCTGGCAGGAGGTCACGCCCACGCTGCACTATCCGGGCCGCGACGAGGGCCACTTCCTGCGCGACCAGCGCAACAAGCCGCTGCCGCCGCCGTCGCAGGTGCTGCAGACCGATATTGCCATCCTCGGTTCCGGCATCGCCGGGCTGACCGCTGCGTGGAAGCTCAATAAACTCGGCAAGACCGACATGCTGATGGTGGACGGCCCGCAACCGCACGGCAACGCCGCCGGTGGCGCCTTCGGCGAGTTCGAATATCCGACCGGCGCCCATTATCTGCCGCTGCCGTCGCCGGAGTCGGTGCACGTGCGCGAGATCCTGGCCGACCTGGGCATCATTCAAAAAGATCCGCTGGGCGAAAAGCCCTACTACGACGAACGCTTCATCCTTCACGCGCCGGAGGAACGGCTGCTGTACAACGGCCAGTGGCAGGAAGGTTTCATGCCGACCGAGGGCGTGCCGCAATGGGAGATCGACGAGCACACGCGCTTTTTCGCCGAAGTGGAACGGCTGCGGCAAACGCACGGCGCCGATGGCCGTCGCGTGTTCGTGTTCCCGACTGTGATGTCGTCGGAAGACCCGAAGTGGCAGGCGCTGGATCGTATCACCCTCAAGCAGTGGCTGGAACAGAGTGGCTACCGCTCGCCCACCTTGCACTGGTACCTGAATTACTGCTGCCGCGACGACTACGGCACCCGCTACGACAAGGTCTCGGCCTGGGCCGGTCTGCACTACTACTGCAGCCGCTGGGGCGCGGCCGCCAACGCCAGCAGCGGCACCTGGCTGACGTGGCCGGGCGGCCTGCAACCGCTGGCCACCGGCATGGAGCGCGCCTCGGGCATCAAGCGCGTGGCCGGCACGGTGGTGTCGCTGAAAAAAACGGCGGACGGCGTCGAGGCCCTGTGCTTCAAGCTCGAAAACGGAAAACCGACGACGTATCTGGTGCGCGCGCGCAAAGCCATCTGCGCGATGCCGATCTATGTGGCCGCGCGGGTTGTGGATAACATCGCCGCCTACGGTTTCGATCCGGCCAAGCATATTCCGGAATACGCGCCGTGGATGGTCGCCAACTTCCTGCTCAAGCGTTTTCCACAGGAGCTGCAGGAAGGGCCGCATTCGCCGCCGCTGTCGTGGGATAACGTTGTCTACAGCGAGCCGGGATTGGGCTATGTC is part of the Oxalobacteraceae bacterium OTU3CAMAD1 genome and encodes:
- a CDS encoding DUF4178 domain-containing protein — protein: MQIVSCPSCGAEVKFRSHASVMAVCEYCGTSVLKDADSVKDLGKMSSVLEDYSPIQIGAAGVLGQRQFSVVGRIQLRYSAGMWNEWYLLFDDGATSWLGDSSGLYTITAEYKGNGITPHEINVPEFERLRAGASYGINGAPYIAAEIRVADCIGGQGELPFKVGEGYQSKVADFRRGTEFITLDYSDSPRPIIYTGTAVTLDSLRMQLLRDDETIHRSAGRYRGKLDALDCPSCGSGIKYLPGVTTTLVCPACQTQIDAAGTEATVLAAGERVTAARPTLDLGATANINKQDFTIIGMMRRMDDEGTEWTEYLMYGARAGFSWLVETDEGWSGATVMSEWPVVYTPGQQSVVVEKAQYELLYAYGSEVTFAAGAFNWRVAVGDHTQVEEFQAGQIRLACETSEQEMTWSRSAPVAVDQLKAWFGAQFHGSATPAKTAGGKLTVKNRYRNAAKYIIGFMLVINAIPLLTNFSGTWFMSAIGALAIYLPATFLDSNDKS
- a CDS encoding SPFH domain-containing protein, with protein sequence MGIGSFIKKQFIDVLQWNEEVDGVLAWRYPMQDFEIQNGGVLVVRESQMAVFVNEGQVADVFGPGTHKLTTQTLPILTNLKNWDKLFDSPFKSDVYFFSTRVQTGRKWGTPQPITIRDKDFDMVRVRAFGMFSYRVTDPRLFFKEISGTREVYTRDEVEEQLRGILMATMASSLGGAQVPFLDMAANQALMAQQVKGDLSTAFGRYGIGLDEFNVASVSLPEELQAALDERISAGMKGGMSADKMAGFTRYQVASAIPMAASNEGGLAGIGAGLGAGMTVGQMMGQAMAGAAAPAAPSAPTAPAEDSIENRLEKLKGLLDKGLISAADYDSTKAELLKKLIG
- a CDS encoding DUF350 domain-containing protein, giving the protein MPAILNYLIHLLLAAVLLAVFFVVYTRTTPANEVLLIRQGNQAAALSLGGALIGFSITVGSALMHTANYQEFFAWAFGAMLVQVLAYAITTRVLNMSKDQIEANNTAFGGLLGAISISIGVINGACIS
- a CDS encoding polyamine aminopropyltransferase, with product MNKKILILSVFVVASCGLAYELIAGALSSYLLGDSILQFSTVIGCYLFAMGVGAHFSKYVLDEDVLARFVDIELAVGLVGGLSAAILFLTFSWMAAPFRTMLYVMVFLIGAFVGMEVPLVMRALNARQTGFSEIVSKVLTFDYLGALAVSLLFPLVLAPTLGLVRTGFLFGMLNVGVALWTIRVFRAELKNVTGRMLRASAVMFVLVAGFASADKLTYWGEHGLFGDEIVFATTTPYQRLVVTRWKDDLRLYINGNLQFSSRDEYRYHEALVHPVLQPLPWAKRVLVLGGGDGLALREILRYKNIEHVTLVDLDPAMTGAFTNRPELVRLNGGSFSDKRVRVVNADAALWLRENDDMFDAIIVDFPDPSSFALGKLYSVPFYGMVRKHLAANGLMTVQSTSPFFAPHAYWTIDATLREVGMKTYPYHAYVPSFGEWGFILATPQAQYTPPAEYRLPMRYLNADTTREMFIFPPDMKRLPMEPNRLNTQSLVHEFEQDWRRVIR
- a CDS encoding NAD(P)-binding protein, whose protein sequence is MLRRSFLVWAGATGVAAAGTVAAFQRWQEVTPTLHYPGRDEGHFLRDQRNKPLPPPSQVLQTDIAILGSGIAGLTAAWKLNKLGKTDMLMVDGPQPHGNAAGGAFGEFEYPTGAHYLPLPSPESVHVREILADLGIIQKDPLGEKPYYDERFILHAPEERLLYNGQWQEGFMPTEGVPQWEIDEHTRFFAEVERLRQTHGADGRRVFVFPTVMSSEDPKWQALDRITLKQWLEQSGYRSPTLHWYLNYCCRDDYGTRYDKVSAWAGLHYYCSRWGAAANASSGTWLTWPGGLQPLATGMERASGIKRVAGTVVSLKKTADGVEALCFKLENGKPTTYLVRARKAICAMPIYVAARVVDNIAAYGFDPAKHIPEYAPWMVANFLLKRFPQELQEGPHSPPLSWDNVVYSEPGLGYVVSTHQDIRVRPPEKTVFSAYIALSDRKPSSARHWMAAAKPEELLALASADLKTAYGAQFAACVERVDITLRGHAMAAPWPNFRANAGMKALREVDGPILFAHADLSGFSVFEEAAWWGYRAAGLAAK